The following is a genomic window from Bacillus sp. BGMRC 2118.
ATTTTCGTCTACCTTTAAGTCGGAGATTATGTCATCTTCATTTACGATTACTGTAAAGTCTTCATAATGATAGTAATCTCCTTCCATGTATGTTTCTTTACTAACTGGCTCCCCGTAAAAAGAAATGACTTCATTGACTGGTGAACCAATCTTTACCTGAATACCTTTTAAAGATCCCTGTTCTGCTAGCTTTGTCCAACTAGTGGTTTCATTCGTTTGATCCTCTTCCTTGGTTTTCTTAGGGATATCAACTTTTCCCTCTAGGTTTTCGTCAATCTCATCTACTTTATTAGGAGTCTGTGTCTCTTTGTTGGAAGGATCGTGTTCAGGACTAGAGTTTGGATCCATCGTTTGATTCGTCTGACCTTCAGAGCGAGTAGTCCCTTCTTCTTGATTGAATACAATAACAACAGTCAGTCCCACTAGAAAAAGAGCTGGGACTACGATCGACATCTTACTAAAAATCCTTCCTATTAGCGCTTTCCCTTTTTGTTCCTTCTCAATCCGATGGAATACGTTGTTTCTGTGTTCAGATGTAAAGTTCATTCTAGCCATCTTACTATTTTCTAGTGCCTTTTTTATCTCATGTTCTTTGTTATAGTTCACGAATCGATCCCTCCTCGCTATTTTCACTCATCTTTTCCCTTAGTAATGTTCTCCCTCTGGTCATTCTTGATTTAATCGTGTTCACATTGATGCTTAAGATTTCACTAATTTCCTTTAACGTCAGGTCTTGATAATAAAATAAAATAATAATTTCTCTATATTTTGTCGGTAAACCGAAAATTGCCTGAGTTAAAGCTGAATATTCCACTTTGTCCAGCAACTGTTGTTCAGGTGTTCGGTCAGTTGAATTGCTTCCCATCCCAACAAACTCCTTTACTATAACCGTTTTATAGTGCCAGCTTCTCAAATAATCTTTTGCATGGTTAGTTGCAATTCGGATAAGCCATGTCTTCATACTCGCTTCACCTTTAAACGTATGTAAATTCTTAAATGCCTTTACAAAAATATCTTGTGTAAGGTCTTCGGCTATTTGTTCATCTTTAACATAAGAGTATACAATTCGTAATATCGTGCTACCGTACATCGTCATTAAATCATTTATCAAATCATTAGGACTTTGTTCTTTCAATGTTTTATCCTCCTTTCTACTGCACTTATAGACGATGCTGCAGGAAAAAAGTTTATTTTCAAAATAAAAAAAGAGTTATCCTCTAACTCTTTTTTCAAGCTTTATCGCTATTTATAATGTTTCATGATTCTTTCTATTAACGAATTCTTTAACTTCATGAAGTCATTAAGACACTACGCTATTTGCTTGGGACCGATTTAATACTTTATATCCTAGTATGACATTCCATAAGATAAAGACCAATTGTACGAGTCCACCAGCAATCAGTAGATTTAGGCCATATTTATTCATTGCTTCTGGGTAGAGAGTCAGAATGAACCAAGGATGCGAAATAATCGTTATGAACAAAGTAATACTTTGAACTACAATAGCCTTTTTCGCATGTTCTTTAATAATGCTCTCAGAGTTTGCAAAATAAATGGTAACCGCACTAACTACACCGCCAACCACTGTAAATATGTTTAAAATAGCACTGAAATAACAAAATGAAGCTAGAAATCTTTCTTTTTTATTCATAATATTCTCCTTTGGAAGCAGAGGGACGGTTCTCTTGCTTCTTTTTTTGATATGTAATTTCCACATTTAACCTGCCGGAATAGCACTGTAAACAACCCGCACCCAAAATAATAGCTATTTACCTATTACTATGAAGCAATTTTTCTACTACAGAATTCATTATTGTTGATTGTAGCTCTTCTCCCCACAAATTTAAAAAAGATTTGAATACCATATTATCTAATCCTTATCTTTTATCCGCGCCATTTCCTCGGTTATACCTAGATAATTTTCATCAATCAATGACATTGGTTCCTTTATGGCCTCTACTATATTATTCAAGTCACCAAATTCATTATTTTTCTCTTCACTGAACGCTCTAAAAACTGTAATAACAGCTTCCATTTTCTCTTTTTCTTCGCTACTTATGGCATAAGAATGATTTTCAAGAAACTTATGTGTCTTTCCCTCTATAAATTGATCAACACGAAGTAAGCTATATTGTATGATTTTCCACTCGTAGGATTCTTCTCTAGGATGTTTAGTCGAGATTGTTAATGCATAGGATTGAATGC
Proteins encoded in this region:
- a CDS encoding DUF4309 domain-containing protein, with product MNYNKEHEIKKALENSKMARMNFTSEHRNNVFHRIEKEQKGKALIGRIFSKMSIVVPALFLVGLTVVIVFNQEEGTTRSEGQTNQTMDPNSSPEHDPSNKETQTPNKVDEIDENLEGKVDIPKKTKEEDQTNETTSWTKLAEQGSLKGIQVKIGSPVNEVISFYGEPVSKETYMEGDYYHYEDFTVIVNEDDIISDLKVDENITDLTLEEVETELGEGVVWVENTDYAAKRFMIGDYRLLLYYHPETKNTQAVWLSNEQLKNTIE
- a CDS encoding sigma-70 family RNA polymerase sigma factor, whose translation is MTMYGSTILRIVYSYVKDEQIAEDLTQDIFVKAFKNLHTFKGEASMKTWLIRIATNHAKDYLRSWHYKTVIVKEFVGMGSNSTDRTPEQQLLDKVEYSALTQAIFGLPTKYREIIILFYYQDLTLKEISEILSINVNTIKSRMTRGRTLLREKMSENSEEGSIREL
- a CDS encoding DUF4870 domain-containing protein, which codes for MWKLHIKKRSKRTVPLLPKENIMNKKERFLASFCYFSAILNIFTVVGGVVSAVTIYFANSESIIKEHAKKAIVVQSITLFITIISHPWFILTLYPEAMNKYGLNLLIAGGLVQLVFILWNVILGYKVLNRSQANSVVS